The genome window TTTTTTACGCTTGTAGAGAATCGATTCGAAACGCAGTGAAATATTCGGGCGAATCTACGGATAAAAAAATTTCCGTCGCATTCTTAAAGAACGCAGAAAGTAAAAATGGAATTCTAATCCGAATCAAAAATAGGATCGACACAAGCGGAACGCAATTTTTGGAATCGGCGGGACAAGGACTTAGAATTCATAGCGCCTTGCTGAAAATTTTCGGCGGCTATCTTACATTAGAATTTTTAAATGGAGACGAAGCTTTTGTGGAAATTTTTCTTCCAGAAGAGAAATGAAGGAGTTCCTACATCGATCCCGATCGTATTCGTTCACGACGCAATTTTACCAAAAGGATAAATTTTAGAAATATTTTCCGAGGAAAAAAAGAAAAGAATTGAATGTTTATTTAGAAACCTTACCGGCGAATGTTCCTTCTTTGTCCGCCTCTGGTTCGTATTGCAGAAGTTCCACGTTCAAGAATTGGCCGACTTGGAGAGGTTTCAGTTCCGTTTCGCTCAGTTTCACTTTGAGATAATTGTCCGTAACCGCGACGCCGCCTTGTTCCAGAATCGCTTCTCTGATTTTTCCGACTTCGGCGATCGCGTATTTTTGATGAAGTTCTCTCGAAAGCGAGTTTAACGCGTGAACCCTTTCTTTCTTCGTTTCTTTGCTTACGGAATCGTGAAACGTTTCGGCCAACGTATTTCTTCTTACGGAAAAAGGAAACGCATGAATTTTAGCAAATCCGAGATCACGAACCATCCTAACGCTTTCTTGAAACATTTCTTCGGTTTCTCCGGGAAAACCGACGATCACATCGGTTCCCAAAAACAAACCCGGAACCTTTTCCTTCGCGGTTTCCACGCGTTTGCGGAACGTTTCCGCAGTATAAGTGCGTTTCATTCGTTTGAGAATTTCGGCGCTTCCGCTTTGAAGAGGAATATGCAAAAACGGAGTAAAACGCGGATGACTCATCAGTTCCGCGAGTTCGTTTCCTACGTCCGGAGGTTCGATCGAAGAAATTCGAATTCTTGAATATTCTAAAATGTTTAAGATGTCTCCGAGGATTTTATTGAAGGCCTTTTTGTTTTCTCCGTCGCGAAACCAGCCTAAATTGACCCCGGTTAGAACGATTTCTCCGACTCCGTTGTCCTGTAAAAAACGGACTTGATCCAAAACGTCCTGATACCTTCTGCTAACCCCAAGACCGCGCGCCTGAGGAATTTTACAATAGGAACATTTACGATTGCATCCGTCTTGGATTTTCAAGTAAGCGCGTGTATGTCCGTTCGGTAAAACGTCCGAATAGGAAAATCGATCGTAAGAAACTCGGATCAATTCTTCCGAATCGATCAAACCTTTCCTCTCTAAAATCATCGCCGGAAGTTTGGATTTTTCCGTGTTGCCGACTACACCCGCAACTCCGGGAATCGCTTCGATGGAATCCCGATCGGTTTCGGCATAACAACCCGTGACCCAGATTTGAGAGCCCGGAAACTTTTTGATCGCGTTGCGAATCGTATTTCGATTTCTAGAATCGGCCTTATTCGTTACGGTGCAAGTATTGATGATGACGACTTCCGGATGT of Leptospira sanjuanensis contains these proteins:
- the mtaB gene encoding tRNA (N(6)-L-threonylcarbamoyladenosine(37)-C(2))-methylthiotransferase MtaB, translating into MLSPIAEQTVLFNTLGCRLNFFESDGLFASLTKHGYRSAEAEEHPEVVIINTCTVTNKADSRNRNTIRNAIKKFPGSQIWVTGCYAETDRDSIEAIPGVAGVVGNTEKSKLPAMILERKGLIDSEELIRVSYDRFSYSDVLPNGHTRAYLKIQDGCNRKCSYCKIPQARGLGVSRRYQDVLDQVRFLQDNGVGEIVLTGVNLGWFRDGENKKAFNKILGDILNILEYSRIRISSIEPPDVGNELAELMSHPRFTPFLHIPLQSGSAEILKRMKRTYTAETFRKRVETAKEKVPGLFLGTDVIVGFPGETEEMFQESVRMVRDLGFAKIHAFPFSVRRNTLAETFHDSVSKETKKERVHALNSLSRELHQKYAIAEVGKIREAILEQGGVAVTDNYLKVKLSETELKPLQVGQFLNVELLQYEPEADKEGTFAGKVSK